The stretch of DNA GTGGTGCGCGACGCCATCGGCGGCATCGAGTTCTACCGCTTCTTGAAGGCGCTGCTGGCCGACTTCGACGAGCGGGCGGCCGAGCTTTCCGCGCGCCTGGACGCGCTGGCGAAGCGCCTGTTCAACGACGGCGCCTGCACGGCAAGCTTCGCCGGGTCCGATGCGGCGCACGCCGCCTACTGGGCCCACGGCGAGCCCTTGGGGCGGCGCGCGGAGGTCGTGCCTGCGCTCGTGCCGCCGGCGCCTTGCAAGCGAAACGAGGCGTTCGTCGTGCCGACCGACGTGTGCTACGTGGCCTTGGGCGACCGCCACGCCGCTGCGGAGGCGCCCTACTGCGGGCAGTGGCTCGTGGCGGCGCGCATGCTGAGCTATGACTATTTATGGAACGCCGTGCGCGTCCAGGGCGGCGCCTACGGCGTAGGATTCCAGGCCACCCGCTCCGGCACGATGCGCTTCCACTCCTTCCGCGACCCGCACCTGGACGAAACGCTTGCCGCCTACCGCGACAGCGCGACGTGGCTTTCCGCCTTCGAGCCTGACGAGCAGGAGTTCGAAGGCTTCGTGGTGGCGACCGCGGCCGGCTTCGACACGCCGCTGAAGGCCCGGTCCCTCGTGCGCCGACAGGACGGCGAATGGCTCGGCGGCAAGACGCCGGAGCACCGTCTGCGCACAAGGTCCCAGATCATCGGGGCAACGCTGGATTCCGTGCATGCCGTGGCGGCCCCGCTCGCCGCGACCATCGAGGCCGACAACGTCTGCGTCTTCGGCAACCGCGCCATCATCGAAGCGGCCGCGACGCCGCTTGAGGTCATTGATTTGCTACGTGAATCATAGCAATTTCCTTCCTGAAGCGGTTTTCACTATTCCCAGGCAAGATAAGAACCGCTATCATGTGCTGCGATACAGACGAGACGAACGGGAGAGCCTCTATGCTTGAGCTGCGAAACATCACCTTCGAGGTGCCTGCGCCCGACGGCACCGGCACGCGACGCATCATCGACGACCTGTCGCTGACCATCCCCGACGACCGCTTCACGGTCATCACCGGGCCCAACGGCGGCGGCAAGTCGACGCTGGCGAAAATCGTCATGGGCATCGAGACGCCCACGTCAGGCCAGATCATCTTCAACGGGCGCGACGTGACGAACCTGTCGATCACCGAACGCGCCAACGCCGGCATCGGCTACGGCTTCCAGCAACCGGCCCGCTTCAAGGGCATGAAGGTGAAGAAGCTGCTCGACATCGCCGCCGGCAAGAAGCTGCCGATGCTCGCCTGCAACGAATACCTGGCCAAAGTGGGCCTGTGCTCGGCGAGCTATCTCACACGCGAGGTGGACAAGTCGCTTTCGGGCGGCGAGGTGAAACGCATCGAGATCGCCACCATTTTGGCGCGCGACCCGAAGCTTGCCATCTACGACGAGCCCGAGGCCGGCATCGACCTGTGGAGCTTCGACCGCCTGACCGAAACGTTCCGCGACATCCACGAGGCGCGCGACGGCCGCTCCATCGTCATCATCTCGCACCAGGAGCGCATCATCTCGCTTGCCGACGAGGTCATCTTGCTTGTCGACGGCAAGATCGAAGCCGTCGACAAGCCCGAAGTCCTCATGCCCACGCTCGGCTTCGTCGCCAAGGGCATTCCCGGCTGCCAGCTGACCGAGCCCACCGAGCTGCACCTCACCGAAATTCCCACGACCTGCTAAGGAGCTGTCATGGCTGTAGATTTGAGCCCCATCGACGCGTCTCTGCTTGAAGAGATCGCCAACATCCACGGGCTGCCGAAAGGCGCCTTCAACATCCGCAAAGACGGCAAGCTGGTCGAGCGCCATTCCAGCGCCAACATCGAGATCGCCACCAAGACCGACCACCCCGGCATCGACATCACCATCGCCGACGGCACGCGCGGCGAGACGGTCTACATCCCCGTCATCGTGACGCAGTCGGGGCTGAAAGACGTGGTGTACAACACGTTCTACATCGGCGAGGACTGCGACGTGACCATCATCGCCGGCTGCGGCATCCACAACGAAAGCCACCAGGCCTCCGAGCACGACGGCATCCACACGTTCCACTGCGGCAAGAATTCCCACGTCAAATACGTGGAAAAACACTACGGCGAAGGAGAAGGCACCGGCGAGCGCATCTTGAACCCGGTCACGAACGTGTTCCAGGCCGAGAACTCGGTATGTGAGATGGAGCTGACCCAGCTGCGCGGCGTGACGTCGACCGTGCGCGACACCAACGCCGAGCTTGAAGCCGGCGCGAAGCTGGTGCTGACCGAGAAGCTTTTGACCCACGACGACCAGACGGCCACGTCGAACATGAAGGTGGTGTTGAAGGGCAAGGACTCGAACGTGCAGGTCATTTCGCGTTCGGTCGCCCAGGACAATTCGGTGCAGGTGTTCAACCCGCTCGTCATCGGCGAGTCGATGTGCCGCGGGCACGTGCAGTGCGACGCCATCATCATGGGCAACGCGAAAGTCAAGGCCATCCCCGGCATCGAGGCGGCCTGCGAAGACGCGATGCTCGTGCACGAGGCGGCCATCGGCAAGATCGCCGGCGACCAGATCACCAAGCTCATGACGCTGGGGCTGACCGAAGAAGAGGCCGAGCAGGAGATCCTGGAAGACTTCTTGAACTAGCGGCACGAGCGGCGGCAGGCGCAGCGATGCGCCGACACGCCCGATGTGCAGCGAAGACGCAAACCAGCTCACCGACGAACAAGCGCCCCCGGAACGAAAACCGGGGGCGCTTTTGTGCGGCCTATGCCGTTCGGGCGGCTTGGTCCTGAGAGAAGTTGTGCACTTGCACAAAAAGCACGGGACACAGTTTTCACGGACGGCAGCCGTGTTGCGGGCTACAGCCCGAGCGCGTTGTCGTCCCATTCGTCGACGAAGTTCAGGATGACCGCGGCGGCCGTAGGCGTGCAGCGCTCGCCCGGGAGCTTCCTTTCCTGCACCGGAATGCCGCGGGCAATGATGGCGGCGGTGGCCGGAGTCGGGACGTCCAAGATGCCGTGGGCGCATTCGATCTGCCCCTCGCCCACCTGCACCGGCGTGGCGACGATGTTGTCGCGGTTCGCGGCGGCGACGCCCAGGCAGATGGCAAGCACGTTTTCGATGGCTTCCCAGTTGCCCACCTCGTGGAAGTGCGCCTCTTCGGTCGTGGTCTGGTGCGCTTCGGCCTCGGCCTCCACCAAATAGCCGTAAATGGTCTTCATCTGCTCTTTGACCCAGTCGGTCACGTCCAGCCCGTCGATGGTCGCGTCGATCTCCGCGAGGCTGTTGTGATGACGGTGCGGAACCTTGGCCTTCTCGACGTCAGCGAGAACGGCTTTGCGCTCTTCGCGGGAAATTTGCACGAGCGTCTCGTCAAGCAGATGCTTGCGCGTGGCATTTTCCTCAAGGGTCCAAACGAGCTTTGACATGGTTATCCTTCGTATCTGCGCGTAGGTACCTGACAGATCAGGTGGGCAAGGTATGCTGCCCCGAACCCATTATCGATGTTCACGACCGAAACGCCCGAGGCACACGAATTCAGCATAGAAAGAAGCGCCGACACGCCGCCGAAGCTGGCGCCGTAGCCCACGCTCGTGGGCACGCCGATGACCGGGCAGGACACAAGCCCCCCGATGACGCTCGCAAGCGCCCCTTCCATGCCGGCGATGGCGATGACGACCGTCGCCTGGGAAAGCACGTCTTCGCTGGCCAGCAGGCGGTGGATGCCGGCGACGCCCACGTCGTAGAGGCGCGTGACGCGATCGCCGAGAAACGCGGCGGTCCGGGCCGCCTCTTCGGCAACGGGCAGGTCGCTCGTGCCCCCGCAGGCCACGACGACAAGCGGGGCGCATGCGTCGGAAACGGGCGCGGACGAGGCTCCCGCGACGAGCGTGCGCGAAACGTCGTCGTATTCGCTCGGCAGGCCGGCAGCGTCCATCAGGCGCACGGCACGGCGGCCCTTTTCGGCGTCCAGGCGCGTAGCGAGCACCGACGGCTGGCCGCCTTCCACGAGCGCTTGCGCGATGGCGGCGATCTGCTCGGCGGTCTTGCCGGCGCCGTAGATGACCTCGCCGACGCTTTGGCGGGCGGCACGCGCGTGATCGACCTTTGCAAACCCGATGTCTTCATAGGTGGCGGACGCAAGCAAGCGCTCCGCCTCGTCGACGTCGACGACGCCCGATGCGACCTGCTCCAAAACCGAGCGCAGCGCAGCCTTTTCCATGGGCGCCCCCTTTCTGGCTGGGACCTTCAGACAAGCGCCGCTCCTGCCAGGCGCCGGCCGTCCGCATAAAGATGATGTACGTAGTAAGAGTTCGCCTAGGGAAACACTGGTCAATTCCGCCAGCCCTGCGCTTGCGAAACGAGCCGGCGCTTCCGGGAAAACGCTGACTCATTTAGTCAGCTTTGACCCCGCAGGGCGGCTTCAACCTGCACTTTCCGGGGAAGCACCAGCCTCCCCGGAAAGTGCAGGCGTCTTTGTCGGCTCGGCCCGAAACGCTATGCCGCGACAGGCTCGGCCTCGGCGGTTCCTTCAGCAGGAGCTTCTTCGGCGGCTCCTTCGGCAGGGGCCTCTTCAGGCGCGGCTTCTTCGCCGCCCCCGGCCGCAGCTTCGCCTTCTGCCGCAGCCTCGCCGCCTTCGGCCGTTTCGCCTTCTGCTGCGGCTTCTTCGCCCGAGCCGTCTTCGGCTGCGGTCTCGCCGGCGGCCTCGGCCGAAGCTGCCGCCGACGGCGTGAGCGGAATGGACGCCAGCTCAAGCGGAGCGCCAAGCCACTTCGTTTGGATGACGTTCACGATGCCTTCGTTCATAAGCGACGCGATCGCATCTCCCACGGCCTGCTTCAGTTCGGTGTTCCCGTCGAGGCAGCCCACCGCATACCCGCTCGGGGCCTGCATGAGCGCCACGATGTGCGCATCGATGCCGGCGCTGTGAGCTGCGTACGTGCCGATGATCGCATCGGCCGCTACGTAGGCGACCTCGCCTTTCGACAGCTTTTCAAACGCCGTGTGCAAATCCTCGGTGGCGTCGAGCGTGGCGCCTTCGTATTCGCTTGACACGGCCCAGGCGCTCTTCGACGACACCTGCGCGGCAATGGTCGCGTCGGTGTCGGCGGGCGGAACGTCGGTCGTGCCTTCCATCGCAAACAGCGCCACCGCGGTCGGCAGGTAGGTGTCGGACGTCCAGAACGAGCCGGCCTCGGCCTTGTCGACTCCCATGACGATGTCGACCGTGCCGTCGTTGAGCGCCGTCTCGAAGTCGGCCCCCACGTCCACCACGTCAAGCTTCAGCCCCAGCTTGTCCGCCAGCGCCGCCGCCACGTCCACGTCGATGCCGACGATGCGCATCGACGAGGTGGGCTGGCCGGCCAGCGGCGCGTTTTCGGTGTTCACGCCCACGTGCAGCACGCCGTCTTCGATGACGGCGGGGCTTGCCACTTTTGGTTCCAGCGCGGGCGGCTCGTAAGGCTCTGACGGAGAACACCCTGCCAATCCTGCCAGAGCCAACGCCATGGCGCACACCGCAGCGCCCAGCCGTACCAACCGTTTTGTCGCCTTCATGGGTATAAGCCTCCCTGTCTTTGATATGTTGCAAGCTTCTTTCGACTGACCTAGTCTTTGACCCCACACTCGCACACCGGGGCTTGGCTTTCGCGCCACCCTCTCGCCTGCGCGGCCCTATGCCGCTCATCTGACAGGCGGTGCGACTTACTTCTAGGATACGCCATGATCGTCCTGCGCACGGCAGGGCTTACGTGGATCCTTTCGGCCGCATCTGCCATGGACTGAGACGAAGATCGTCCGCAACTACAGACTCGAAAGAAGTGGAAGAAATTCTAGCAGAAGGCGCAAAGCGAACGCGGAACGTTTGCCAAACAGCAGAAAGATTGTCGAAGGGACGCGCCACGGCGGCCTTGGTCGCAGGCCGCCCGTCCCGGGGCGAGCAGTTTTGTGCAGCTGCTCAAAACTACGGGAGAATCCCGTGAGGTTTCTGCAAGGTTTTCGGCGTATGCTTGGGCCATGAGACGTCTTTTAGCTGACAACACCCGCCCAATCCGCGCGATGTGCGCCGACGTCGTGCGGCCTTATGCGGGGTTTTTGAAGGAAGTGGCGCTTGAAAGCCTCTGGCCGACCCGGTGCGCGGTATGCGACGCGCCGGGAGAGCTGTTGTGCGCCCGGTGCGCGGCCGCGCTGCCGGCGGTGGACCGATGGCGGGCCTGTCCGCTGTGCGGAGCCCCGCTCGGCGCGGTGCAGTGCAGCGAATGCAACGACGTCATGCTTGCCGCCCTGGGGCGGGAGGCGCTGCCCTTCAACGGCTGCGCAAGCGCGGTGGGATTCAACGACGACACGGGGCGCATCGTCAAGACCTGGAAAGACGGCGGAGAGCGCAGGCTTGTCGAGGTCATGGCGGCGCGGATGGCGCTCGTCGCCGAGCCGTCCTGGATCGCCGAGGGGCCCACGGTCACGCCGGTGCCGGCCACCGAAGCGGCGCTGCGCCGCCGGGGCTTCGATCATGGCTGGGAGCTCGCCCGCACGGTCGCACAAGCGCTCGATCTGCCGCTGGCCCAGCTGCTCAACCGACCTCGCGCTTCTGACCAGCGCAAACTTGGAAAGCAAGAACGCGCGAGCAACATCGCCGGCCGCTTTGCCGCACGGCCCGGCATGCTCATGCCGCGATCGGCCCTGCTCGTCGACGACGTGTGCACCACCGGCGCCACGCTGTTTTCAGCCTGCGACGCCTTGCGCGCCGCCGGCGTCGAGCGCATCTTCGCCCTCACGTTCGCCCGCGTGCAGTAGCAGACGCGTCCCGGATAATGCTGACCAATTCCATCAGATTTGAGCCCGCACGACGGCCTTGATCGGCGTTTCCAGCCTTCATCGTCCTGCAAGCCCAGGCAAAGCCGGACTCGGCTCACCCGTACAGGGCCAGCGCAAGCAATCGGCAATCACCTAACGCCCCGCGCTCACCTCTTCGCGCTTCTTCGCCGGCGCCAATTCCGTCACGTCCATCGAGATGCTGTGGCGGATGGGCTTCCAGTCGCACTTCTTCACCAGCGCCACGAGCGCGATGGGGATGTAAGTGAGCATGAAGAAGGGGAACGTGAACATGTAGCGCACCTTCTTGCCCGTGGTGGAGCGAATGGAATCCCACTCCATGAACGTCGTGAGCACGCCGAACATGAACATGAAGATGACGTAGTTGAACACGCAGAACAGGATGGACGACAGCGACGAGGCCACCATGGTGCCCGTCGACATGACCCCGGTGAGCCCCAGCGTCAAAATGATGCCGTTGAACAGGACCGACACGATGGTGAGCAGCATTCCCGGCGCAATGGTCATGAGCATGTCGTAGCAGGCGAAGCGGCTGCCTTTGGGATTGGTGGCGATGCCTTTGCAAAGCCGGGCGCCATAGTGCCAAAACACCTGATAGAAGCCTTTCGCCCAACGGAAGCGCTGGTTCCACGAGTCGCGGAAGGTGATGGGCTGCTCGTCATAGAGGATGGCCGTGGGCGTGTAGCTGATGCGAATGCCTTCCAGAATGGAGTTCGCGGAAAACTCGATGTCCTCGGTGAGCAGGTGCCACTTCCAGCCGCCGTTCTTCTCGATGATCTCGGAGGCGATGAAAAAGCCCGTGCCCGACACTGCGCAGCTCGTGTTGAGCGTCAGGCGCGCCTGGTTCAAAAACTTCGCCTCGCGCAAAAACCACACGGCGTACCCGGCGGAAATCCAGTTGGAGTCGTAGTTCTTCGAATTGCGGTAGCTCGTGGAGGCCAAAGCGCCGTTGTCGAAGGTCTTGTTCATTTCGCGGAAGTAGTTCACGTCCAAAATGTTGTCGGCGTCGAAGACGAAATACGCCTCATAGGCGCGGTCGGCGTACTTGTCGCGGATGATGTTGAAGCCGTAGTCGAGGGCATAGCCCTTCCCCACCTCGACGTCGTTTTCGCGCGTGAACACGATGGCCCCGGCGTCACGGGCGACCTGGGCGGTGTCGTCAGTGCAGTTGTCAGCGATGACGAACACGTCGATGAGTTCGGCGGGATAATTCTGCACCTTGATCGAATGGATGAGGTCTCCGATGACCGCGGCCTCGTTGCGGGCGGAGATGACGGCGGCGAAGCGATGGTTCTTCTTCGCGACGCGCTCGGGCGGGCGGCGCGTCAAGACCACCACCACATAATACAGTTGGTAGGTGTAGCAGATGGTAAAGGTCAGAAAGACGCAGAAATTGAAGACGTCAATGAACGATATCTGCGTGAACACTTGATCCAGCACTGTTAAGCTCCTTGGTTGCAAGGTCCCGCCCGGACGCATCCGCGGACCACACGTTTTCGGTCAGGCCGCCTGCGCACACGCCTTCTGCGCCCAGACACATTACGAGCCGCCTTGGCCGCAGAAAAACGCTGGTCGCTTCTCTGCAGTTTCGACGGCACGAATAAGCTTCGGCGATTATAGGGCCTGAGCAGCGTCGGCACACGTTTTGGATGATTTCCTCACGTTTTCTTTCCAATTCGAGGGATTTGCAATCTTATCTCCACAAAACGCACACAATCATTCATTGATCGGAGCAACCTCTCAGTGAAGGGCGCGTCGGAAAACGCACAAGCGCAACAAAGGTATGGTAACCTTAGAATGTTTGACTGAATGCTTGACCCATCCGTCTTCCGGAGGAATTATGACGCAAAGCTATGACATCAAAGACCTCGGCCTTGCCGACGAAGGGCTTGCCCGCATCTTGTGGGCCGACCGCGACATGCCGGTGCTCGCCTCCATCCGCAAGCGCTTCGCCGAAGAACGCCCGCTCGAAGGCGTGCGCATCGGCGCCTGCATGCACGTGACCACCGAAACGGCCAACCTCATGCGCGCGCTCACGGCCGCCGGCGCCCAGGTGGCGCTGTGCGCGTCGAACCCGCTTTCCACCCAAGACGACACCGCCGCCTCGCTCGTGCGCGACTTCGGCGTGTCGGTCCATGCCGTCGCCGGCGAGGAGATGGACGTCTACGAGCGCAACATCGAGGCCGTCGTTGCCACGAACCCCCAGATCATCATGGACGACGGCGCCGATTTGGACACGGCGTTGCACACGCGCTTCCGCAGCGAGCTCGCAGGCGTCATCGGCGGCACGGAAGAAACCACCACCGGCGTCGCGCGCCTGAAGGCCATGGAAGCCGACGGCACGCTGGCCTACCCGGTGTTCAACGTCAACGACGCGAGCACCAAGCACTGCTTCGACAACCACTACGGCACCGGCCAGTCCACCTTGGACGGCATCGTCCGCGCCACCAACCGCCTGCTCGCAGGCCGCACCATCGTCGTGTCGGGCTACGGGTACTGCGGCAGCGGGCTTGCCCTGCGGGCTCGCGGCATGGGCATGAACGTCATCGTGTGCGAAGTTGACCCCCTGAAGGCGCTCGAGGCCCACATGGAAGGCTACCGCGTCATGCCGGCGGCCGAGGCGGCACGGTTCGCCGACGTGTGGGTGACGGTGACCGGCGACTGCAAGGTCGTCGACGCGCCGGCCTTCGAGAACATGAAAGACGGCGCCATCCTGTGCAACTCGGGCCACTTCGACACCGAGATCAACATCGGCTGGCTTGAAGAGCACGCCGTAAAGAAAGCCGAGATCAAGCCCTTGGTGGAAGAATACACGCTCGCCGACGGCCGCACGATCATCGTGCTTGCGCAGGGCCGCCTGGTGAACCTGGCCTGCGCCGAAGGGCATCCCTCTTCGGTCATGGACATGAGCTTCGCGACCCAGGCGCTGGCCGCCGAATACCTCTACCAGCACGCCGACGAGCTGAAAACGCGCGTCTACGACGTGCCGGCCTCCATCGACGACGCAGTGGCCCGCGTGAAACTGGAAACCCTCGGCGTGACGATCGACGAGCTGACCGACGAGCAGATCGCCTACATGAACTCCTGGAACTTCGCGGAAGCGTAGGAAAACGCTGACCAATTCCATCATCGTTACCACGCAAGCCTCCCTGCCTTGGCCGGGAGGCTTTTTCATGCCCAGGCGCACGGGCGCTGCGGCCTTTGGTGACGGCCGGGCGCCCGGCCGGACGGCGTTTCGCCTCGCTCCCCCCGGCCTTCTGTGGCGGTTTCGTGTTCAAAACGTGCCTTATACTGATTCAAATTGAACGATATGTTCATACGTACTATATTCTAACAACAAATTGAACGTCAAACGAACCAGTGAAGGAGCCGTTGCCTCATGGCCGATCTTTCAAAAAACGAGTTTTCCACCCTGCAAGCCTTGTATCTGCAGCCCGGCGCGTCGCAGCGAGCGCTGACGGGCATCACGGGGCTGTCGCTGGGAAGCGTGAACAACGTGGTCAAAACGCTTGTGCACGAAGGTCTTGTCGAAGACGGCCGCGTGACTGAAGCCGGCCT from Xiamenia xianingshaonis encodes:
- a CDS encoding ABC transporter ATP-binding protein → MLELRNITFEVPAPDGTGTRRIIDDLSLTIPDDRFTVITGPNGGGKSTLAKIVMGIETPTSGQIIFNGRDVTNLSITERANAGIGYGFQQPARFKGMKVKKLLDIAAGKKLPMLACNEYLAKVGLCSASYLTREVDKSLSGGEVKRIEIATILARDPKLAIYDEPEAGIDLWSFDRLTETFRDIHEARDGRSIVIISHQERIISLADEVILLVDGKIEAVDKPEVLMPTLGFVAKGIPGCQLTEPTELHLTEIPTTC
- a CDS encoding SufB/SufD family protein, with product MAVDLSPIDASLLEEIANIHGLPKGAFNIRKDGKLVERHSSANIEIATKTDHPGIDITIADGTRGETVYIPVIVTQSGLKDVVYNTFYIGEDCDVTIIAGCGIHNESHQASEHDGIHTFHCGKNSHVKYVEKHYGEGEGTGERILNPVTNVFQAENSVCEMELTQLRGVTSTVRDTNAELEAGAKLVLTEKLLTHDDQTATSNMKVVLKGKDSNVQVISRSVAQDNSVQVFNPLVIGESMCRGHVQCDAIIMGNAKVKAIPGIEAACEDAMLVHEAAIGKIAGDQITKLMTLGLTEEEAEQEILEDFLN
- the larC gene encoding nickel pincer cofactor biosynthesis protein LarC gives rise to the protein MSKLVWTLEENATRKHLLDETLVQISREERKAVLADVEKAKVPHRHHNSLAEIDATIDGLDVTDWVKEQMKTIYGYLVEAEAEAHQTTTEEAHFHEVGNWEAIENVLAICLGVAAANRDNIVATPVQVGEGQIECAHGILDVPTPATAAIIARGIPVQERKLPGERCTPTAAAVILNFVDEWDDNALGL
- the larB gene encoding nickel pincer cofactor biosynthesis protein LarB; protein product: MEKAALRSVLEQVASGVVDVDEAERLLASATYEDIGFAKVDHARAARQSVGEVIYGAGKTAEQIAAIAQALVEGGQPSVLATRLDAEKGRRAVRLMDAAGLPSEYDDVSRTLVAGASSAPVSDACAPLVVVACGGTSDLPVAEEAARTAAFLGDRVTRLYDVGVAGIHRLLASEDVLSQATVVIAIAGMEGALASVIGGLVSCPVIGVPTSVGYGASFGGVSALLSMLNSCASGVSVVNIDNGFGAAYLAHLICQVPTRRYEG
- a CDS encoding substrate-binding periplasmic protein; the protein is MKATKRLVRLGAAVCAMALALAGLAGCSPSEPYEPPALEPKVASPAVIEDGVLHVGVNTENAPLAGQPTSSMRIVGIDVDVAAALADKLGLKLDVVDVGADFETALNDGTVDIVMGVDKAEAGSFWTSDTYLPTAVALFAMEGTTDVPPADTDATIAAQVSSKSAWAVSSEYEGATLDATEDLHTAFEKLSKGEVAYVAADAIIGTYAAHSAGIDAHIVALMQAPSGYAVGCLDGNTELKQAVGDAIASLMNEGIVNVIQTKWLGAPLELASIPLTPSAAASAEAAGETAAEDGSGEEAAAEGETAEGGEAAAEGEAAAGGGEEAAPEEAPAEGAAEEAPAEGTAEAEPVAA
- a CDS encoding ComF family protein yields the protein MRRLLADNTRPIRAMCADVVRPYAGFLKEVALESLWPTRCAVCDAPGELLCARCAAALPAVDRWRACPLCGAPLGAVQCSECNDVMLAALGREALPFNGCASAVGFNDDTGRIVKTWKDGGERRLVEVMAARMALVAEPSWIAEGPTVTPVPATEAALRRRGFDHGWELARTVAQALDLPLAQLLNRPRASDQRKLGKQERASNIAGRFAARPGMLMPRSALLVDDVCTTGATLFSACDALRAAGVERIFALTFARVQ
- a CDS encoding glycosyltransferase family 2 protein, with the translated sequence MLDQVFTQISFIDVFNFCVFLTFTICYTYQLYYVVVVLTRRPPERVAKKNHRFAAVISARNEAAVIGDLIHSIKVQNYPAELIDVFVIADNCTDDTAQVARDAGAIVFTRENDVEVGKGYALDYGFNIIRDKYADRAYEAYFVFDADNILDVNYFREMNKTFDNGALASTSYRNSKNYDSNWISAGYAVWFLREAKFLNQARLTLNTSCAVSGTGFFIASEIIEKNGGWKWHLLTEDIEFSANSILEGIRISYTPTAILYDEQPITFRDSWNQRFRWAKGFYQVFWHYGARLCKGIATNPKGSRFACYDMLMTIAPGMLLTIVSVLFNGIILTLGLTGVMSTGTMVASSLSSILFCVFNYVIFMFMFGVLTTFMEWDSIRSTTGKKVRYMFTFPFFMLTYIPIALVALVKKCDWKPIRHSISMDVTELAPAKKREEVSAGR
- the ahcY gene encoding adenosylhomocysteinase, yielding MTQSYDIKDLGLADEGLARILWADRDMPVLASIRKRFAEERPLEGVRIGACMHVTTETANLMRALTAAGAQVALCASNPLSTQDDTAASLVRDFGVSVHAVAGEEMDVYERNIEAVVATNPQIIMDDGADLDTALHTRFRSELAGVIGGTEETTTGVARLKAMEADGTLAYPVFNVNDASTKHCFDNHYGTGQSTLDGIVRATNRLLAGRTIVVSGYGYCGSGLALRARGMGMNVIVCEVDPLKALEAHMEGYRVMPAAEAARFADVWVTVTGDCKVVDAPAFENMKDGAILCNSGHFDTEINIGWLEEHAVKKAEIKPLVEEYTLADGRTIIVLAQGRLVNLACAEGHPSSVMDMSFATQALAAEYLYQHADELKTRVYDVPASIDDAVARVKLETLGVTIDELTDEQIAYMNSWNFAEA